The nucleotide window TAATTTGTTTCTCTTCCTCAGTCTATTCTAATCTTATCAATTGTTTCAGTGGTTTGATATCTTCTTTAtctaattttgattttgagaCTAGGCTTAAATTATGTTTAGACagatctttgtaattctctgtatATGCTAACAGGAAGGATCCTATAGCAGGTCCTGATATTCCTTGATAATTACCATATACAGGCAATCATAGAAAGGCTCCTACAAACAGGCGGATTGTTAGGATGTCTGCATCTGTAACCAGAAATCCTGAAATATCAATCAATTCAATGGCAATAAAGCCTCCTTCTCATCCCACCTATGATATGAAGGGTGTCATCAAGCTAGCTCTTGCTGAAGATTCAGGCGATCGAGGTTCAATTTATTGACCATCTTTTGTTTCTCTTCCCTGTTCACTGCATCGACTGCTTTCAATCCTTCAAATGTCATAATATTCAATAAAACTGGTTTTACGATGGAGTTGAAAATCTGTTTAGACCGTTATTAATGATTTTGCATATTTGTTACATTAAAGGTTACAACAAACAGGCTTGGATGTGATAGTTACTAATTTACTCTCATTTGAACATATGGCCAATGATATAAGTTATATTGCAGGAGATGTGACATGTATGGCCACCATTCCGTCTGAAATGGAAGTGGAAGCCCATTTCTTGGCCAAGGAGGATGGTATCATAGCTGGGATTGCACTTGCAGAGATGGTATTTCATGAGGTTGATCCTTCTCTGAAGGTATGAAGGCTTTGTTTTCTATTTGTCTCGGGCTGGTACAGTTTGGGGTTACGGAGGGAAATTATTTATCTCCCTCACTTGCACACTTTTTAATTTTGGAGATGTTTCAATGACAGGTGGAGTGGTCTCGAAAAGATGGTGATTACGTTCATAAAGGGCTGCAGTTTGGAAAAGTGTCTGGTACACCAAtgggagagagaagaagataatGAATCTTCATTGTAGTATTTGAAGCATCAATTGAGATGTTATCgtacttttgtttctttttgcagGACGAGCACACAACGTAGTCGTAGCTGAAAGGGTTGCGCTAAACTTTATGCAGCGGATGAGTGGAATAGCGACTCTGACTAAGGTCTTTCAAAAATCCTTGAATTTTGCAATCAAGCACATAATTATCATAATTAACAActactattttttgttttagcaAATATTAAATGCCACATTATACGTTAAAGCACATAATGGGTGGTCAGCATTGGATGGTATATGATCTTATGTTGCTATGTGGATATTCATTGGTTGGGGAAGCACGGGAACTAGAACTTGGAGAAGTTTAAGCTCTACCTTTCGACGTCGATGTTTAgttgggaaagaaaaagaattgtgcttctattgtttgtgattttttcccttttgaacAGAGcgacaaaaaatttatttgatatcTCTGTCAATCTTCTATCTAGTTTCTATGGAAAGTTGCGGGAACCTCCTACTTTATTAAGGATGGTATGGTCCATTGAAGAGGCTGATAATCCTTCACTATCTGTATGTGTTGGGGTGGACAAACATTATTGATGCATAATAATATTTGGTTAGAGGGTCTATCTCTGAACATGATGTACAAAAATTTGAGTTTTCCAATCAATATGGTCATAGAACCGTAATGCATCATATAGATTGTGTAAGTGATGACACTAGCAGCACATCCTCACTGGTCTGCCAAATTACTAAATGTGCAATAGAGCTTTTTAAAATGCCCATGTGTCCTGCAGGCAATGGCAGATGCTGCATACCCTTCATGCATTTTGGAGACGAGAAAAACTGCTCCAGGTTTACGACTAGTGGATAAATGGGCGGTATGGATCAGTTCCTTGATTTTCTCCTCTTTCCCCCCTTGTCCTTGCGTTCttgatttcttcctctctctctctgatatTTCCTTGTCTGGTTGACATGTTGAATTATCTTGTTATAGGTAATGATTGGTGGTGGACGCAATCATAGAATGGGCTTATTTGATATGGTGATGATAAAAGATAATCACATATCAATAGCTGGAGGTATTATAAATGCCATCAGAGCTGTTGACCAGTATCTAGAGCAAAACAATCTTCAAATGGAGGTTGAGGTATGCTTCTTAAAAAATTGAGAGGGTTTACGAATAAACTACTTAATAATCAGAGGTTAATTAATCTGCAAAACGTAATCCcaaacacccccccccccccaggcCCCAggtgggtgtgtgtgtgtgcatgctCTGTACAAGCTGCTATTTGTCCTTCTCATAAATATATTTCCACTCTCTCAATAGGTTGAGACCAGGACTCTTGAGGAGGTAAAGGAGGTATTGAGCTATACATCTCTAATGAAATCGTCATTGACCCGGATAATGTTGGATAATATGGTTGTACCTCTGCCAAATGGGGATGTCGATGTGTCTATGCTTAAGGAAGCTGTGGAATTGATCAATGGGAGATTTGAGACCGAGGTACTTCCGATGTCTGTTGTATATTTATCTTCTTGTTCAATACCTTGTGTTTGTCTTCAGAAATCAGTACTCAGAGAAGCATTACTACTGTTGTCTGTTAAAATTTCTCTGTGCTGAAGCAGATAAGAACCTTtgttcatattatttttatctAACCCTGTCCTGTCTGTTTAGTATTGATCTTGCACATCTTATTTGATAATCTTATAATTTCTGAGGCCCATCTCTTTTAAGTGCATTTTAACTGAATTCTCATTGTGTCTGTTAACTTTTCATTTTGAGGCATCCCAGTGCAATCTTTGGTATTAACAGATATTCTGAATGTTATATTGACTTTACCTGGAATATATACCTGATGCTTTCATTTTATTTGGTACTtcttaataaacaaaatttGTGATATCTTTATTCATTCTGGCAGGCATCGGGCAATGTTACTCTAGAAACAGTACACAATATCGGACAAACAGGGGTGACCTACATTTCTAGGTAAAAATGCAACTTTCTTTTCAGAGTTTCTAATGTGTCAAGGCTATTCAGCCTGTTCCATCTAGACCTCCTATTCTCTTTATGATAGCACGACCTTTGGTAAAAAGAGCATATCAAAGACAAAATTCCTTAAAATTTCAGCCTATCCATTTCATGAAATAGACAAGCAACCATGCATTGGATATCAGTAATCTTTTTGCGTCGTAGCATTTCCTATGTGCATTACAATTTCACTTTGAAAGCGTATAAATCACTTCTTAGAGAAGTGGTATATGGTTTCTGATTTAGATATAACCACACGAGTAT belongs to Tripterygium wilfordii isolate XIE 37 chromosome 2, ASM1340144v1, whole genome shotgun sequence and includes:
- the LOC120004576 gene encoding nicotinate-nucleotide pyrophosphorylase [carboxylating], chloroplastic isoform X1 is translated as MSASLVRTLGISTDSMAIKPPLHRNYDTKSFIKLAFAIDSGNQGNHRKAPTNRRIVRMSASVTRNPEISINSMAIKPPSHPTYDMKGVIKLALAEDSGDRGDVTCMATIPSEMEVEAHFLAKEDGIIAGIALAEMVFHEVDPSLKVEWSRKDGDYVHKGLQFGKVSGRAHNVVVAERVALNFMQRMSGIATLTKAMADAAYPSCILETRKTAPGLRLVDKWAVMIGGGRNHRMGLFDMVMIKDNHISIAGGIINAIRAVDQYLEQNNLQMEVEVETRTLEEVKEVLSYTSLMKSSLTRIMLDNMVVPLPNGDVDVSMLKEAVELINGRFETEASGNVTLETVHNIGQTGVTYISSGALTHSVKALDISLKIDTELALEVGRRTKRA
- the LOC120004576 gene encoding nicotinate-nucleotide pyrophosphorylase [carboxylating], chloroplastic isoform X2, encoding MRRRLQLDSSLSLSQTPTQTQALQLLPCPNSPLSGNHRKAPTNRRIVRMSASVTRNPEISINSMAIKPPSHPTYDMKGVIKLALAEDSGDRGDVTCMATIPSEMEVEAHFLAKEDGIIAGIALAEMVFHEVDPSLKVEWSRKDGDYVHKGLQFGKVSGRAHNVVVAERVALNFMQRMSGIATLTKAMADAAYPSCILETRKTAPGLRLVDKWAVMIGGGRNHRMGLFDMVMIKDNHISIAGGIINAIRAVDQYLEQNNLQMEVEVETRTLEEVKEVLSYTSLMKSSLTRIMLDNMVVPLPNGDVDVSMLKEAVELINGRFETEASGNVTLETVHNIGQTGVTYISSGALTHSVKALDISLKIDTELALEVGRRTKRA